AAGCAGGTCGGCATGGATTTCCGGGTTTCCAACGACGCCTTTACCTTTGGCGGCAGCACCAATCGGGACAACCTGCTGCTGCAGATGCAGTTGCTCACGGCATATCTGACGCATGCCGGCTATCGCCCTGAGGCGCTGACCATGGCACGCAAGGCGATTGTCGAAACCCAGGCTGAACTGACACACACGCCGGAAGGCTTGCTGCAGACGCGCATTGACTCTGAACTGGCCAATCATGACCCGCGTTTTGGCATTCCGGACGAGAAAGTGCTGATGTCGCGCACGCTTGACGAGGTCAAGAACTGGTTGCAGCCACAACTGGACAAAGGCCCGCTGGAAGTCTCCATCGTGGGCGATATTGATATCGACAAGACCATTGCCGCCGTCGCCCAGACGCTGGGTACGCTGCCGGATCGGGAAACCAAGCCTGACTATGCCAATCAGCGCATTGTCAATTTTCCGGATAAAGGTCTGAGCCAGCGCTTCACCGTTCCGACCGAAATCAACCGCGGTCTGGTGTATATCGTCTGGCCGGCAACGGACGGTCGCGACATCCATCTGGCCCGCCGTTTCAACCTGCTGGCAGAGGTTTTCAAGAACCGTTTGTGGGATACCATCCGCACGCAAATGGGCAGTTCGTACAGCCCGGAAGCCTTTGCCCAACTGAGCGAGACCTTCACGGGTTATGGCATGGTTGGCGTGCTGATCACGGTAGAACCTGAGCAAGCTGACAAAGTCACCGCCGCCGTGAAGAAAATCGCGGCCGACATGCAGGCGCATGGCGTGACCGATGACGAACTGGAGCGCGCCCGCGCCCCGATCCTGACCGGCATTCGCGATTCCGAGCGCACCAACGGCTACTGGCTGGGCACGGTGCTTAATGGCTCGCAGGAAATCCCGGCCCGGCTGGAATGGGCCCGTAGCCGCGCCAGCGACTATCAAAGCATCACCAAGGCTGATCTGGATTCGCTGGCCCGGCACTATCTGGTCAAGGATCGCAATTTCAGCTTTACCGTGGTGCCAGACCACAAGATCACCAGCAAATAACCGGTTGATCTGCAAACAAAAACGGCTGAGTGACTTGTTGTCATTCAGCCGTTTTTACATGCCCGGATTAATCGATTGACCAATCAGGGCCAGACCACTTTTTATTGTCAGAGCACCACGTCGCGCGTGACACCGTAGCGACGCAGAATGCGGCGCAGTTGCTCGAGCGCTTCAATCTGGATCTGGCGCACGCGTTCGCGGGTCAGATTCAGGCTGGCCGCCAGGTCTTCCAGGGTGCAGATTTCGTACCCGTTCAAACCGTAACGACGCTCGATAACCATGCGTTGCTTGTCGTTGAGCTGCTTGAGCCACTCGCGGACATAGCGCTCGATTTCCATGTTCTGCAGCAGTGTTTCAGGGCCTTCGTGCTGCTCGTCCGGAATCGATTCGCCAATGGTCAGCATCGGGTCGATATCCAGCGGCGCATCCAGCGATGCCACCCGCTCGTTCAGACCCATGACCCGGCGTACATCTTCCACCGGCTTGCCAACCAGCGCTGCCACCTCTTCCACCGTCGGTTCATGGCCCATGCGGGCTTCCAGGTGGCGCTGTGCGCGCAGATAAACGTTGAGTTCCTTGATGACGTGCACCGGCAGGCGGATCGTGCGCGACTGATTCATGATCGCGCGCTCGATACTCTGGCGAATCCACCAGGTGGCGTAGGTCGAAAAACGGAACCCGCGTTCCGGGTCAAACTTCTCCAGCGCATGCATCAGACCGATGTTGCCTTCCTCAATGAGGTCAAGCAGCGTCATGCCACGGTTGATGTAGTGCTTGGCGATGTTCACCACGAGCCGCAAATTGTGCTCGATCATCTTTTGCCGGGCCTGGAAATCACCCTGTACCACGCGACGAGCCAGGGCGCGCTCTTCATCCGGCGTCAACAACGGGCTATGGCCGATCTCATTCAGATAGATCTGAGTGACATCGCCAGTGCTTTCATAGACAGGAGCGTCTGCTTCCTCGGCAGCTGCAGCCTCCGCCTCACCTTCCCCTTCTGCTTCATTCTCGATTGACTCGAGGTCTTCTTCCTCAAGTAACGCTTCG
The Silvimonas iriomotensis genome window above contains:
- the rpoS gene encoding RNA polymerase sigma factor RpoS, with amino-acid sequence MNDQIDILEDEALLEEEDLESIENEAEGEGEAEAAAAEEADAPVYESTGDVTQIYLNEIGHSPLLTPDEERALARRVVQGDFQARQKMIEHNLRLVVNIAKHYINRGMTLLDLIEEGNIGLMHALEKFDPERGFRFSTYATWWIRQSIERAIMNQSRTIRLPVHVIKELNVYLRAQRHLEARMGHEPTVEEVAALVGKPVEDVRRVMGLNERVASLDAPLDIDPMLTIGESIPDEQHEGPETLLQNMEIERYVREWLKQLNDKQRMVIERRYGLNGYEICTLEDLAASLNLTRERVRQIQIEALEQLRRILRRYGVTRDVVL